The Vibrio rhizosphaerae genome includes a region encoding these proteins:
- a CDS encoding sensor domain-containing diguanylate cyclase, with amino-acid sequence MTSPHNSIPTLLTDIAYFHEETTTPISLAQARQRFQTGKVQHPPQDFMSFGINKHATWIQLDVQNDTRVEQYRRLNAAQAWVDDLTIYLVNDQGLIQTWHSGDHQFADAQLLPGIGFVFDMKIPPGKSQIFIRGQSFDPLTLPIALLDAYQSRALDSQIHVTSGLLYGVLLALVGMNLVLYFSIKQLDALFYSLYISCFIIVNISYNGYGFAWLYPNSLLIENNLTLIMMVFHGVSGLIFVSHFLRIHQTTPKLNLALLIYSGLGILAMVVLISLNMHFWATKLAFKFLSLTTMIMILLGGLNLNKTKDTRYFLIAVLCSMLGLLITTLSVWGLIPYNYYSYNGAVFGVVFEAIILAVIVAYRLKDVEQQRITAEYLSSYDPLTNLFNRRSLLAAGHHCIQQSNRTQKPLSFVMMDIDHFKRINDSHGHHIGDLALIHMAKLLKRHTREHDVIARWGGEEMVILLPDTNGEQASAYTENLRDIIAQTPFCHETLEIYLTASFGIATRTHAETFEALYRMADKRLYRAKQQGRNRVEPQGNPSHRLPPGQDESSLFPEGDSAP; translated from the coding sequence ATGACAAGCCCGCACAATAGCATCCCGACCTTACTGACCGACATCGCTTATTTTCACGAGGAGACCACAACCCCGATATCGCTTGCGCAAGCCAGACAACGCTTTCAGACCGGAAAGGTTCAGCACCCGCCTCAAGACTTTATGTCATTTGGTATCAATAAACACGCCACGTGGATTCAGTTAGACGTACAAAATGATACCCGGGTTGAACAATATCGCCGCCTCAATGCCGCGCAAGCCTGGGTGGATGATCTGACCATTTATTTAGTCAATGATCAGGGTTTGATTCAGACATGGCATTCCGGTGATCATCAGTTCGCCGACGCACAGCTGCTGCCCGGCATCGGCTTTGTGTTCGATATGAAGATCCCGCCGGGGAAAAGTCAGATTTTCATCCGTGGTCAGTCTTTTGACCCATTAACCCTTCCCATTGCTTTACTCGACGCTTATCAATCCAGAGCCCTCGATTCGCAAATCCATGTCACATCCGGGCTCTTATATGGCGTGTTGCTGGCCTTGGTCGGCATGAACCTTGTCCTGTACTTTTCCATCAAACAGTTGGATGCTCTTTTCTATTCGCTCTATATCAGCTGTTTTATCATCGTCAATATTTCTTATAACGGCTATGGCTTTGCTTGGCTGTATCCCAATTCACTGCTGATTGAAAATAATCTCACCCTAATCATGATGGTTTTTCATGGGGTCTCCGGCTTAATCTTTGTGTCTCACTTTCTGCGTATCCATCAAACCACTCCCAAACTGAATTTAGCGTTACTGATCTATAGTGGTCTGGGAATTCTGGCGATGGTGGTTCTGATCAGCTTAAACATGCACTTTTGGGCGACCAAACTTGCGTTTAAGTTTCTCTCACTGACGACCATGATCATGATCTTACTGGGGGGATTAAACCTGAACAAAACCAAAGACACTCGGTATTTTCTGATTGCGGTCTTATGCAGCATGTTAGGCCTGCTGATTACGACACTGTCAGTATGGGGATTGATTCCCTATAACTATTACAGCTATAACGGTGCTGTATTCGGGGTGGTATTTGAAGCGATTATTCTGGCCGTGATCGTGGCTTATCGGTTAAAAGATGTGGAGCAACAAAGAATCACGGCAGAATATCTATCGTCATATGATCCATTAACGAATCTGTTCAACAGACGTTCACTTCTGGCAGCGGGCCATCACTGCATTCAGCAGTCAAACCGGACCCAAAAACCGCTCAGTTTCGTCATGATGGATATCGATCACTTCAAAAGAATTAATGACTCACACGGACATCATATCGGTGATCTTGCGCTGATACATATGGCAAAACTGCTCAAACGTCATACCCGCGAGCATGATGTCATTGCACGGTGGGGCGGTGAAGAAATGGTGATATTACTTCCCGATACCAATGGAGAACAGGCGAGTGCCTATACCGAAAATTTACGGGACATCATTGCACAAACACCATTTTGTCACGAAACACTGGAGATTTATCTGACCGCCAGCTTCGGGATTGCAACCCGCACGCATGCTGAAACATTTGAAGCACTTTACCGAATGGCCGATAAACGTCTCTATCGGGCCAAGCAACAAGGCAGAAACCGAGTCGAACCGCAAGGTAACCCCTCACATCGGCTCCCGCCCGGGCAGGATGAGTCATCGCTGTTCCCCGAAGGGGACTCAGCCCCCTGA
- the astD gene encoding succinylglutamate-semialdehyde dehydrogenase, with product MSQPSLYIHGVWSDGHGDEFEKRNPATNAVIWSAKAAAPDDVEQAVMAARQAFPVWSQTPLAERLVLLEQFVARLDERKEELAEVIAQETGKVRWEALTEVQGMMNKVQVSIQAYHERTGEKVTDIAGGKAVLRHRPHGVLAVFGPYNFPGHLPNGHIVPALIAGNCVVFKPSELTPWTAQLTLEIWHSAGLPAGVINLVQGGKDTGITLSSHPQIDGLLFTGSANTGYHLHRQMGGQPEKILALEMGGNNPMVIESYDQLDAAVNLVIQSAFISSGQRCTCARRLLVRQGADGDRLIERLVAVTRQIRVDRWDAEPQPFMGAVVSNQAADALLETQQYLCDLGAKPLLTMTRPDPDTALLTPGILDVSEVDQLPDEEYFGPLLSVMRYQTLVEAIGIANQTRFGLSAGIISTQRDDYEQFAATIRAGIVNWNRPLTGAAPTAPFGGIGASGNHRPSAFYSADFCAWPMASVEAEQLTMPESVSPGLDFSAPADTSA from the coding sequence ATGAGTCAGCCAAGCCTTTATATTCATGGTGTCTGGAGCGACGGACATGGTGACGAGTTTGAAAAACGCAACCCGGCTACAAACGCGGTCATTTGGTCGGCCAAGGCCGCAGCACCGGATGATGTCGAACAGGCCGTTATGGCGGCTCGTCAGGCATTTCCGGTCTGGTCTCAGACCCCGCTGGCAGAGCGTCTCGTATTATTGGAACAGTTTGTTGCACGACTGGATGAGCGTAAAGAAGAGCTGGCTGAGGTGATCGCCCAGGAAACGGGTAAAGTCCGCTGGGAAGCTCTGACCGAAGTGCAGGGGATGATGAATAAAGTTCAGGTGTCGATACAAGCCTACCACGAACGGACCGGTGAAAAAGTCACTGACATTGCCGGCGGAAAAGCAGTACTGCGTCACCGTCCGCACGGGGTACTGGCGGTGTTCGGCCCGTATAATTTTCCCGGTCATCTCCCAAACGGGCATATTGTCCCGGCCCTGATCGCCGGAAATTGTGTGGTGTTTAAGCCGAGTGAGCTGACTCCGTGGACGGCGCAACTGACGCTGGAAATCTGGCACAGTGCCGGTTTACCTGCCGGGGTGATTAATCTGGTTCAAGGCGGCAAAGATACTGGTATTACACTCTCTTCTCACCCGCAAATCGACGGCTTGCTGTTCACCGGCAGTGCCAATACCGGTTATCACCTGCATCGCCAGATGGGCGGACAGCCGGAGAAAATTCTGGCCCTTGAGATGGGGGGCAACAATCCGATGGTGATTGAGTCTTACGATCAGCTGGACGCGGCGGTCAATCTGGTGATTCAGTCGGCGTTTATCTCATCGGGACAGCGCTGTACGTGTGCGCGTCGGCTGCTGGTCAGACAGGGGGCGGATGGGGATCGCCTGATTGAGCGGCTGGTGGCGGTCACACGGCAGATTCGTGTGGATCGCTGGGATGCCGAGCCACAACCATTTATGGGGGCGGTGGTGTCGAATCAAGCCGCCGATGCTTTGCTGGAGACGCAACAGTATTTGTGTGATTTAGGGGCGAAACCGTTATTGACCATGACCCGGCCTGACCCGGATACCGCACTGCTCACCCCCGGCATACTGGATGTTTCTGAAGTGGATCAATTGCCGGATGAAGAATATTTCGGGCCGCTGCTCAGTGTGATGCGTTACCAGACGCTGGTAGAAGCCATCGGGATCGCCAATCAGACCCGCTTTGGATTATCGGCCGGGATTATTTCGACGCAGCGTGACGACTATGAACAATTTGCCGCGACCATTCGCGCCGGGATTGTCAACTGGAATCGGCCGCTGACCGGCGCGGCTCCCACGGCACCATTCGGTGGTATCGGCGCTTCGGGGAACCATCGTCCGAGTGCCTTTTATAGTGCTGATTTCTGTGCATGGCCGATGGCTTCGGTTGAAGCGGAACAACTCACGATGCCGGAATCGGTTTCTCCGGGGCTGGATTTTTCCGCCCCGGCGGATACATCTGCATAA
- a CDS encoding arginine N-succinyltransferase, which translates to MIIFRPAQLSDIQQIERLAYESGPMVYTLPAQRSHLIKKVEQSIDSFRQAVFSPGEERYFFVLEETLTGQILGTGAINALAGYQEPFYALRNDILIHSSRELKVHSRIHALTMTHDLSDHSQLCSFYIIPSLRESLYPALITLGRLLFMSIHPERFTTDWLAVIPGVADEKGRAPFWEHVGRKFFRIDYNQVEYYNGTRDKTFIAELMPHHPLYVPLIHEEAQAVMGQVHPDAALQCGLLSGQGFEPDKYVEIFDAGPILTANRNTLDIWQHHKLCRVKVVETLPQRRKYLIGISDETDFRAVMGEGWLEGSTLLLMPQTLQAFAANPHHKIETDRQFWCFPVSDQTETCL; encoded by the coding sequence ATGATTATTTTCCGTCCCGCTCAATTGAGTGATATCCAACAAATCGAACGTCTGGCCTATGAAAGCGGCCCGATGGTTTATACCTTGCCTGCACAACGTTCTCATCTGATCAAAAAAGTGGAACAGTCGATTGATTCATTTCGGCAGGCGGTATTCTCTCCCGGGGAGGAGCGTTATTTCTTTGTGCTGGAAGAGACCCTGACCGGGCAAATTCTCGGCACCGGGGCTATCAACGCACTGGCCGGATATCAGGAACCCTTTTATGCGCTGCGGAATGATATTCTGATTCACTCTTCCCGTGAGCTGAAAGTCCATAGCCGTATTCACGCCCTGACCATGACCCATGATCTCAGTGATCACTCTCAGCTGTGCTCTTTTTATATCATTCCGTCTCTCAGAGAGAGTCTCTACCCGGCCTTAATTACGCTGGGGCGACTACTGTTTATGTCGATTCATCCTGAGCGCTTCACGACCGACTGGCTGGCGGTGATTCCGGGGGTGGCCGATGAAAAGGGTCGCGCTCCGTTTTGGGAGCATGTCGGCAGAAAGTTTTTCCGCATCGATTACAACCAGGTGGAATACTACAACGGGACCCGGGACAAAACCTTTATTGCCGAGTTGATGCCGCATCATCCGTTGTATGTGCCTTTGATTCATGAAGAAGCACAAGCGGTGATGGGGCAGGTGCATCCTGATGCGGCATTGCAATGCGGCTTGTTGAGTGGGCAGGGGTTTGAGCCGGATAAATATGTCGAAATTTTTGATGCCGGTCCTATTCTGACGGCAAACCGTAATACCCTTGATATCTGGCAGCATCATAAATTGTGCCGGGTCAAAGTGGTTGAGACGCTCCCTCAGCGACGCAAATATTTAATCGGTATCAGTGATGAGACCGACTTTCGTGCCGTGATGGGAGAAGGCTGGCTGGAAGGTTCGACGCTGTTGCTGATGCCGCAAACGTTGCAGGCATTCGCCGCCAATCCTCACCATAAGATTGAGACCGACAGACAGTTCTGGTGTTTTCCCGTCAGTGACCAGACTGAAACTTGTCTATAG
- a CDS encoding expansin EXLX1 family cellulose-binding protein — translation MQKTSNLLFIMGVVLCGSSFADTSTHTGEGTFYGYGGGGNCSFPKPDDSIYTAAMNAVDYNGSAACGAVIEVTNLNTNQTVTVRIDDQCPECKKGDVDLDQDAFAEISPLQAGRIPISWKYVENERAGNMKLHFKGGSSQWWTAIQVRDHKYPITAVAYRISGSGNDYTPLERKPYNYFLKNDGFGVGPYDFRVTDFWGQTVEVKSVPLILDSEIDTAMQLPTHH, via the coding sequence ATGCAAAAAACATCTAATCTATTGTTTATCATGGGCGTTGTACTCTGCGGTTCCAGTTTTGCAGATACATCGACCCATACGGGGGAAGGTACCTTCTATGGTTACGGCGGTGGCGGTAATTGTAGCTTCCCCAAACCGGATGACAGCATCTATACCGCAGCGATGAATGCGGTTGACTATAACGGTTCTGCTGCCTGTGGTGCCGTCATTGAAGTCACCAACCTGAATACCAACCAAACCGTCACCGTACGCATTGATGATCAGTGTCCTGAATGTAAGAAAGGCGATGTCGATCTGGATCAGGATGCCTTTGCTGAAATTTCCCCGCTGCAAGCGGGCCGAATTCCAATTTCATGGAAGTACGTTGAAAATGAACGCGCAGGTAACATGAAGCTGCACTTTAAAGGCGGCTCGAGTCAATGGTGGACCGCGATCCAAGTGCGTGATCACAAATACCCTATCACAGCCGTCGCGTATCGCATTTCCGGCTCAGGCAATGACTACACGCCACTAGAACGCAAACCTTACAACTATTTCCTCAAAAACGATGGCTTTGGTGTTGGTCCTTATGACTTCCGTGTCACTGACTTTTGGGGACAAACCGTTGAAGTTAAATCTGTGCCTTTAATTCTGGATTCAGAGATCGATACAGCAATGCAGCTGCCAACACACCACTAG
- a CDS encoding ATP-binding protein has protein sequence MTDAEENEAALRQEIRRLNKVVTSLMDRAEREANKQSGNYSLFQDTVMLENQVRRRTAELESALHENERINRDLTQEREEQRKLIKKLEDAHNQLLQSEKLASIGQLAAGVAHEVNNPIGFVNSNLDMLKGYVEQLLALHDQYAQYEAELSPENQARLDAYKRSIDIDYLRTDIITLVNESIDGVARVRRIVRDLRDFSRPGNSEWQTVDIHTCIDSTLNVVWNEIKFKAEVIRQYGLLPPIECLPSQLNQVFLNLLVNAVQAIPDWGTIIIQTTVVADQVVITISDNGIGIDEKMIPHIFDPFFTTKPVGKGTGLGLSVTYGIIEKHRGCIEVASIVGEGSTFTIHLPLKRA, from the coding sequence ATGACTGACGCGGAAGAAAATGAAGCCGCTCTGCGTCAGGAGATACGCCGCCTCAATAAAGTTGTCACGTCACTGATGGACAGAGCAGAACGTGAGGCAAACAAACAGTCCGGCAACTACAGTCTGTTTCAGGATACAGTCATGCTGGAAAACCAAGTGCGTCGTCGTACGGCTGAACTCGAATCAGCACTACATGAAAATGAGCGGATCAACCGTGACTTAACTCAGGAACGCGAAGAGCAGCGTAAATTAATCAAAAAGCTGGAGGATGCCCACAATCAACTACTGCAGTCTGAGAAACTGGCATCCATTGGTCAATTGGCGGCAGGTGTTGCCCATGAAGTGAACAACCCGATCGGGTTTGTGAATTCTAACCTTGATATGCTCAAAGGCTATGTGGAGCAATTATTGGCACTGCATGACCAATATGCTCAATATGAAGCGGAGTTATCCCCTGAAAATCAAGCCCGGCTCGATGCTTATAAACGCAGCATTGATATCGACTATCTGCGGACTGACATTATCACGCTGGTGAACGAATCCATCGACGGTGTGGCACGCGTTCGAAGAATTGTACGAGACTTGCGCGACTTTTCGCGTCCCGGCAATAGTGAATGGCAAACCGTTGATATCCATACTTGCATCGACAGTACACTCAACGTGGTCTGGAATGAAATCAAATTCAAAGCAGAAGTGATACGCCAATATGGCCTATTACCCCCGATCGAATGTCTGCCCTCTCAGCTCAATCAGGTCTTTCTCAATCTGTTGGTCAACGCTGTGCAAGCCATTCCCGATTGGGGCACCATTATTATCCAAACGACCGTGGTGGCGGATCAGGTCGTTATTACGATTAGTGATAATGGTATCGGCATTGATGAGAAAATGATTCCCCATATTTTTGATCCATTTTTCACCACCAAACCCGTCGGCAAAGGCACCGGACTGGGACTTTCAGTCACTTATGGCATTATCGAAAAACACAGGGGATGTATTGAGGTTGCTTCCATCGTGGGCGAAGGCAGCACATTTACGATTCATCTGCCACTCAAACGCGCTTGA
- a CDS encoding DinB family protein: MNLKHDFELFAAYNQRMNIQIYQAAQRLSATEVQRDRGAFFGSIIGTLNHICVADILWLQRFATHPSCISVLRAVADLPRPTGLDQILFEDLGHLSERRIWLDQQIINWISELNDKDLVSALSYSNSKGIAANKRFSSLICHFFNHQTHHRGQVSTLLSQAGVDIGVTDLLVQIPEEI; encoded by the coding sequence ATGAATCTGAAACATGATTTTGAGTTATTCGCTGCTTACAACCAACGCATGAATATACAAATCTATCAAGCTGCGCAACGACTTTCGGCAACAGAAGTGCAGCGAGATCGGGGAGCTTTCTTTGGCTCTATTATTGGGACGCTGAATCATATATGTGTTGCTGATATTCTCTGGTTGCAACGTTTTGCGACGCATCCGTCTTGCATCAGTGTACTGCGAGCGGTGGCAGATTTGCCCCGTCCGACTGGCCTTGATCAGATTCTCTTTGAGGATTTGGGCCATTTATCTGAACGGCGAATCTGGTTAGATCAGCAGATCATCAACTGGATAAGTGAATTGAATGATAAAGACTTGGTCTCTGCACTCTCTTATTCCAACAGCAAAGGGATTGCTGCAAATAAACGTTTCTCAAGTTTGATATGTCACTTTTTTAATCATCAGACACACCATCGGGGGCAGGTCTCGACGCTACTGTCACAAGCCGGTGTGGACATTGGTGTCACCGATTTATTGGTTCAAATCCCAGAAGAGATTTAA
- the astE gene encoding succinylglutamate desuccinylase, with protein MKDFLHTTLQGQPPAETAGENDYLTWQWLADGVLLLAPKVAATDVKHVLISAGVHGNETAPIEILSRHVNRLLSGEMPLAVRLLVVFGNPDAIRAGVRYQTVDLNRLFHGYHRNYPACPETERAVVLEHIVETFFADTGTERFHFDLHTAIRESFHVRFGVLPQKTLASDDFLHGLIGMGLEALVINPIPGGTFSYYTHAALQVQSCTLELGKARPFGENDLSQFAAADTALGCFIRGEAFSADMLAPIKVYQVARELKKLSDNFHFIDVSDDAKNFTCFTQGTVIAQDEDVTYRVERANEWLIFPNAGVKTGLRAGLMLAEADLDALM; from the coding sequence ATGAAGGATTTTCTGCACACAACGTTACAGGGGCAACCGCCGGCTGAAACCGCCGGAGAAAACGATTATTTAACTTGGCAGTGGCTGGCGGATGGTGTGTTACTGCTGGCGCCGAAAGTCGCAGCCACAGACGTCAAACATGTGTTGATCTCGGCGGGGGTGCATGGCAATGAGACGGCACCGATTGAAATTCTGTCACGGCATGTGAACCGCTTACTGAGCGGGGAAATGCCCTTAGCGGTACGGTTATTGGTCGTATTCGGCAATCCGGATGCGATTCGGGCCGGGGTACGTTATCAAACGGTGGATTTGAACCGATTGTTTCATGGTTATCACCGGAATTATCCGGCATGTCCGGAGACTGAGCGTGCTGTGGTGCTGGAGCATATCGTGGAGACGTTTTTTGCCGATACCGGCACCGAGCGATTTCATTTTGATCTGCACACGGCGATCCGTGAGTCTTTTCACGTCCGCTTCGGTGTACTGCCGCAAAAGACACTGGCCTCAGATGATTTTCTCCACGGTTTGATCGGTATGGGGCTGGAAGCCTTGGTGATCAATCCGATCCCCGGCGGTACGTTCAGTTATTACACCCATGCAGCGTTGCAAGTGCAGAGCTGTACGCTTGAACTCGGTAAAGCCCGTCCCTTCGGTGAAAATGATCTCAGCCAGTTTGCCGCAGCTGATACGGCATTGGGGTGTTTTATTCGCGGGGAAGCATTTTCTGCCGATATGTTAGCGCCGATTAAGGTGTATCAGGTCGCGCGTGAACTGAAAAAACTGTCGGATAATTTTCACTTTATTGATGTCAGTGACGATGCAAAGAACTTTACTTGCTTCACGCAAGGGACGGTAATCGCACAGGATGAGGATGTGACTTATCGGGTTGAACGCGCCAACGAGTGGCTGATTTTCCCCAATGCCGGGGTGAAGACCGGTCTGCGTGCCGGTCTGATGCTGGCAGAGGCCGATCTCGATGCGTTAATGTGA
- the astA gene encoding arginine N-succinyltransferase: protein MMVIRPVARSDRKAITELATQTGVGFTSLQNNESQLNDRIERMRRTWEQQAPLAEQGYLFVLEDSDSGKVVGISGIEAAIGLNEPWYNYRVGTLVHASKALDVYTQMPTLFLSNDHTGYSELCTLFLDPAYRHSKNGHLLSKSRLLFIATFQDRFATKLIAEMRGVSDQDGHSPFWESLGRHFFAIDFAHADYLTGVGQKSFIAELMPKHPLYVDFLSDEARDVIAQVHPSTLPARKILESEGMRYEGYVDIFDAGPTLEAYIDDLRVVRKSQTREVQVSETETTGPVHCLIGNQSFTDYRAILGTPVVTESHISLTSTQAQALHVTEGDTVRLAPLFAQENIS from the coding sequence ATGATGGTGATCCGTCCGGTTGCAAGGAGTGACCGTAAGGCAATAACAGAACTGGCGACGCAAACCGGCGTCGGCTTTACCTCGTTGCAAAATAACGAGAGTCAGCTCAATGATCGGATTGAGCGGATGCGGCGGACCTGGGAGCAACAAGCGCCGCTTGCCGAGCAAGGCTATCTGTTCGTGCTGGAAGATAGCGACAGCGGTAAAGTTGTCGGCATCAGTGGCATTGAAGCGGCGATCGGGCTGAATGAGCCTTGGTATAACTATCGGGTCGGAACGCTGGTTCATGCGTCCAAAGCTTTGGATGTGTATACCCAGATGCCGACGCTATTTCTCAGTAATGACCATACCGGTTATAGCGAGCTATGTACCTTATTTCTCGACCCGGCATACCGTCACAGTAAAAACGGTCATCTGTTATCGAAAAGCCGGCTGCTGTTTATTGCGACATTTCAGGACCGTTTTGCCACAAAATTGATCGCCGAAATGCGGGGGGTCTCTGATCAGGACGGTCATTCCCCGTTCTGGGAGAGTCTGGGCCGTCATTTCTTTGCGATTGATTTTGCCCATGCCGATTATCTGACCGGGGTCGGCCAGAAATCGTTTATTGCCGAACTGATGCCAAAACATCCGCTCTATGTGGATTTCCTCAGCGATGAAGCCAGAGACGTGATTGCTCAGGTTCATCCCAGTACTCTTCCGGCGCGGAAAATTCTTGAAAGTGAAGGGATGCGCTATGAAGGTTATGTGGATATTTTCGATGCCGGTCCGACACTGGAAGCCTACATTGATGACTTACGCGTGGTACGAAAATCTCAAACCCGCGAGGTTCAGGTTTCAGAGACGGAAACCACAGGTCCGGTTCACTGTTTGATCGGCAATCAAAGCTTCACCGACTACCGGGCCATCCTCGGCACGCCGGTGGTGACCGAATCCCATATTTCTCTGACCAGTACGCAGGCACAAGCGCTGCACGTCACCGAAGGTGACACGGTGCGTCTGGCCCCACTTTTTGCACAGGAGAATATCTCATGA
- the astB gene encoding N-succinylarginine dihydrolase, whose protein sequence is MPAVEVNFDGLVGLTHNYAGLSFGNVASTSNKSQAANPKLAALQGLQKMKALADSGFKQGVLPPQERPCIPTLRRLGFSGTDAQVLTQAARQAPHILTAVSSASSMWVANAATVSPSADTQDRRVHFTVANLNNKFHRAIEAETTGNALRRIFADPDHFAHHAALPQQAIMGDEGAANHNRLCQHYGAAGVEVFVYGRQVYGGRVEPKRYPARQTREASEAIARLHQLDPARTVFVQQNPEVIDQGVFHNDVIAVSNGPVLFYHQEAFLNPSAAFAEMQAKLAAVACELMPVEVPSAQVSVADAVNTYLFNSQLLTKADGKMLIVVPQEAREHEGVWRYLSELIQSNGPIDAVQVFNLRESMRNGGGPACLRLRVVLNEAEIQATNPHVLMSDEVYRTLTNWVERHYRDRLSEHDLADPQLLLENQTALDELTRILHLGSIYPFQR, encoded by the coding sequence ATGCCTGCTGTTGAAGTCAATTTTGACGGCTTGGTCGGATTAACCCATAACTATGCCGGTCTGTCGTTCGGCAATGTGGCTTCCACCAGCAACAAAAGTCAGGCCGCCAATCCCAAACTGGCCGCACTGCAAGGATTGCAGAAGATGAAAGCATTAGCGGATAGCGGATTCAAACAGGGGGTGCTGCCACCACAAGAACGCCCCTGCATCCCGACATTACGCCGCTTAGGGTTTTCCGGGACCGATGCGCAGGTGCTGACGCAGGCTGCCCGGCAAGCCCCGCATATTCTGACAGCGGTGAGTTCCGCTTCTTCGATGTGGGTTGCCAATGCGGCTACGGTTTCTCCGTCGGCAGATACACAAGATCGACGGGTTCATTTCACGGTCGCCAATCTAAACAACAAGTTCCACCGGGCGATTGAAGCCGAGACCACGGGCAATGCGCTGCGCCGTATTTTTGCCGACCCGGATCATTTTGCTCATCACGCCGCACTGCCACAGCAAGCGATCATGGGAGATGAAGGCGCTGCCAACCATAATCGCCTGTGTCAGCATTACGGGGCCGCAGGTGTCGAAGTGTTCGTCTATGGCCGTCAGGTGTATGGCGGGCGGGTCGAACCCAAACGTTACCCGGCCCGCCAGACGCGTGAGGCCAGTGAAGCGATTGCTCGCTTGCATCAGTTGGATCCGGCAAGGACGGTGTTTGTGCAGCAAAATCCAGAAGTGATTGACCAAGGGGTGTTTCATAATGATGTGATTGCGGTCAGTAATGGCCCGGTGTTGTTCTATCATCAGGAAGCATTTCTTAATCCATCGGCGGCATTTGCGGAGATGCAGGCCAAGCTTGCTGCTGTCGCGTGTGAATTGATGCCGGTTGAAGTCCCGAGTGCACAGGTCTCAGTTGCTGACGCAGTTAACACTTATCTGTTTAATAGCCAGCTTTTAACTAAAGCCGATGGTAAAATGCTGATTGTCGTCCCGCAGGAAGCCCGGGAACATGAAGGGGTGTGGCGCTATCTTTCTGAACTGATCCAAAGTAACGGTCCGATCGATGCAGTGCAGGTATTCAATTTACGGGAAAGTATGCGTAATGGCGGCGGTCCGGCTTGTTTACGTCTGCGTGTTGTGTTGAATGAAGCTGAAATTCAGGCGACTAATCCGCATGTATTGATGAGCGACGAGGTTTACCGGACGCTTACGAATTGGGTTGAGAGACATTATCGCGATCGCCTGTCGGAACATGATCTGGCTGATCCTCAGTTGTTGCTCGAAAACCAGACTGCGCTGGATGAGTTAACCCGGATTCTGCATTTAGGATCCATCTATCCGTTCCAGCGTTAA